The Arachis hypogaea cultivar Tifrunner chromosome 19, arahy.Tifrunner.gnm2.J5K5, whole genome shotgun sequence genome has a window encoding:
- the LOC112779177 gene encoding uncharacterized protein, whose protein sequence is MSIISWNCRGVAAPVTVSELLHLCKQIKPAIVFLMETRAKDSSERIDRALVNWKWRHKFPNASLIAMPAVSSDHTPIVLRLQPKYKADKSFKFEAFWNDHKECEEIIKMSWKKKEHSNNEWGRLLKKMRNCKENLRNWSRKTFARADIEINKLKAELQKLQEANLNEEQQARRGQIKKKISQLWRQEEKYWGMRSRLKWLKWGDKNSSFFHATTIQRRKRNKVERLKDKEGQWV, encoded by the exons ATGAGCATCATAAGTTGGAACTGTCGAGGGGTGGCGGCTCCGGTGACAGTTTCGGAACTTTTGCATCTGTGTAAACAGATAAAACCCGCCATTGTATTTCTCATGGAGACTAGAGCTAAGGATAGTAGT GAAAGAATAGATAGAGCTCTTGTTAACTGGAAATGGAGGCACAAGTTCCCGAATGCAAGTTTGATAGCTATGCCAGCAGTGAGCTCAGACCATACGCCCATTGTTTTGAGGTTACAGCCTAAGTATAAGGCGGATAAGTCGTTCAAATTTGAAGCTTTTTGGAACGACCACAAAGAATGCGAGGAAATTATTAAGATGAGTTGGAAAAAAAAGGAGCATAGTAATAACGAATGGGGTAGGCTGCTGAAGAAGATGAGGAATTGCAAGGAAAATTTAAGGAATTGGAGTAGGAAAACTTTTGCTAGAGCCGATATAGAGATTAACAAGTTGAAGGCTGAACTACAGAAGCTTCAAGAGGCGAACTTAAATGAAGAACAACAAGCACGAAGAGGTCAAATCAAGAAAAAGATAAGCCAGTTATGGAGGCAAGAAGAGAAATACTGGGGAATGAGATCCAGGCTAAAGTGGCTAAAGTGGGGAGACAAAAATTCCTCATTCTTTCATGCGACAACGATCCAAAGGAGAAAAAGGAATAAAGTGGAAAGATTAAAAGATAAAGAGGGCCAATGGGTCTAA
- the LOC140182440 gene encoding uncharacterized protein, giving the protein MESQGNRLEESSSSRNLEELWKEIWNVQTPQKIKSFIWRAAHNIVPVNERLFKRRMVNSPMCQICFMEPETIEHTLLLCSWTRAAWFGSQCQYCPSQDHITSFGEWLLQKIRRIKEEGRTDKEERIGKMIFLIWEIWKTRNQAIFNSKEINPMEAIIKARIAENQYRATIDLSIQKQSENKRKKAKRATWRPPPRNWLKLNVDAAFQEVSGDGATAIAARDNFEKFLVGYTDRIKAISQQKH; this is encoded by the coding sequence ATGGAAAGCCAAGGTAACAGATTGGAAGAATCTTCATCAAGTAGGAATTTGGAAGAATTATGGAAGGAGATATGGAATGTCCAAACTCCCCAAAAGATTAAAAGCTTCATTTGGAGAGCAGCGCATAATATAGTGCCGGTTAATGAGAGGTTGTTTAAAAGAAGAATGGTCAACTCCCCTATGTGTCAGATTTGTTTCATGGAACCTGAGACTATCGAGCATACATTGTTACTATGTTCATGGACGAGAGCAGCTTGGTTTGGTAGCCAATGCCAATATTGTCCCTCTCAGGATCACATCACAAGCTTTGGAGAATGGCTTTTACAGAAAATTAGAAGAATTAAGGAGGAAGGAAGAACTGACAAAGAGGAAAGGATAGGGAAAATGATTTTTCTAATATGGGAGATATGGAAAACCAGGAACCAAGCCATATTCAACAGTAAGGAGATCAATCCTATGGAGGCTATTATCAAGGCTAGAATAGCAGAAAATCAATACAGAGCAACTATTGATCTATCAATTCAGAAGCAATcagagaataaaagaaaaaaagcaaagcGAGCTACCTGGAGACCCCCGCCAAGAAATTGGCTGAAACTGAACGTTGATGCAGCCTTTCAGGAAGTCTCTGGCGATGGAGCAACGGCAATAGCTGCAAGAGACAACTTTGAAAAATTTCTTGTTGGGTACACAGATAGAATCAAAGCTATATCCCAGCAGAAGCATTAG
- the LOC112779248 gene encoding uncharacterized protein encodes LFYFSVKGVFSRGNCVLFPTLRPTLSQFSLSQSNSPGKSTWNTQYPYFPKRILKLKTFTGSKPSTLNRVCCAAQGSENQNNGEEPPESLFMKELKRRGMTPTSLLEDYKQGNSGVDEEVVVNEQDRGLPRRNVVSTDVERSLENQRERSMALNSEGLEGLVPRAKLLLSLGGTFFLGFGPLILITVAFFSALYLYFGPTFVHDASKMSLSPPQYVDPYALLEDERISQIAPQLK; translated from the exons ctattttatttctctgtcaaaggtgttttctcaagggggaattgtgtcttattcccaacactgAGACCCACCCTCTCCCAATTTTCACTTTCTCAATCCAATTCTCCAGGAAAATCCACATGGAACACCCAATACCCTTATTTCCCCAAACGGATCCTAAAGTTGAAAACTTTCACCGGTTCTAAGCCTTCCACCTTGAACAGGGTCTGTTGTGCAGCGCAAGGCAGCGAGAACCAAAACAATG GAGAAGAACCTCCGGAATCGTTGTTTATGAAGGAATTGAAGAGGAGGGGCATGACTCCTACATCATTGCTTGAGGATTACAAGCAGGGCAACTCTGGAGTTGACGAAGAGGTGGTTGTGAATGAACAAGATAGAGGCCTCCCGAGGAGAAATGTTGTCTCAACCGATGTAGAGAGGAGTCTGGAAAATCAGAGGGAGCGATCCATGGCGTTGAACAGTGAAGGTCTTGAG GGATTGGTCCCTCGCGCTAAACTTCTGCTGTCACTTGGAGGAACATTTTTCTTGGGATTTGGACCGTTGATCCTCATAACTGTTGCATTTTTTTCAGCTCTTTACTTG TATTTTGGACCAACTTTTGTCCATGATGCAAGCAAGATGTCACTATCACCTCCCCAGTATGTGGATCCTTATGCACTCTTAGAAGATGAAAGGATATCTCAGATAGCACCTCAGCTAAAATAA
- the LOC112779247 gene encoding amino acid permease 6-like, giving the protein MAMQGNTSPCIEEVAKDGYDSNKFDDDGHPKRKGTWVTASGHILTAVIGSGVLSLAWAIAQLGWIAGPIVLMLFSVITLYTSFLLTDCYRSPDPVHGTRNRTYRNMVKNILGGTQHHYCGLAQYINLIGASIGYTITAAISMVAIQRSNCYHKNGHDAVCTMPNYPYMIMFGIIEIILSQIPDFHELSWLSALAAIMSFGYATIGIGLSIAKVAGGSHARTSLTGVTIGVDVTSSEKLWNTFTALGNIAFAYSFSSVIVEIQDTLKSGKPENRVMKVAASTSVAVTTVFYMLCGMIGYAAFGNDAPGNFLTGFGFYEPFWLIDIGNIFIVVHLVGAYQVYTQPVFLLVENWCKERWPESSFMAKEHHIKIPLVGTYRMNPFRLIWRTLYVILSAVIAILLPFFNSIVGLLGALAFWPLTVYFPTKMYMVQSKVPKFSMRWTGLKLLSVFCLLISIVAAAGSIEGIIKELKVYKPF; this is encoded by the exons ATGGCGATGCAGGGCAATACAAGCCCTTGCATCGAAGAAGTAGCAAAAGATGGGTATGACTCTAATAAATTTGATGACGATGGTCATCCAAAACGAAAAG GAACATGGGTAACTGCGAGTGGACATATTTTGACGGCTGTTATAGGCTCAGGGGTGCTATCTCTTGCATGGGCCATTGCCCAGTTGGGTTGGATTGCAGGACCCATTGTCCTCATGCTCTTCTCAGTCATCACTCTCTACACTTCTTTTCTCCTCACCGATTGTTATAGGTCCCCTGACCCTGTTCATGGAACCAGGAACCGCACCTATAGGAACATGGTCAAGAATATTCTAG GAGGAACTCAACACCATTATTGTGGATTGGCTCAATACATAAATCTGATTGGAGCAAGCATTGGATATACTATCACTGCAGCCATTAGTATGGT GGCCATACAAAGATCCAATTGTTATCACAAAAATGGGCATGATGCAGTGTGTACTATGCCAAATTACCCTTATATGATCATGTTTGGGATCATAGAGATTATCTTAAGCCAAATCCCAGACTTCCATGAACTTTCATGGCTCTCTGCTCTTGCTGCTATCATGTCTTTTGGTTATGCTACCATAGGGATTGGTCTCTCCATAGCCAAAGTTGCAG GGGGAAGCCATGCCAGAACAAGCCTTACCGGGGTTACCATTGGAGTGGATGTGACAAGCAGCGAGAAGCTATGGAATACTTTTACAGCTTTGGGAAACATTGCTTTTGCATATAGCTTCAGTTCTGTCATTGTTGAGATACAGGATACATTGAAATCGGGTAAACCGGAGAACCGAGTGATGAAGGTGGCTGCTTCTACATCAGTGGCAGTCACCACTGTGTTCTATATGCTATGTGGTATGATAGGCTATGCAGCGTTTGGGAACGATGCACCTGGAAACTTCTTAACAGGATTTGGTTTCTATGAGCCATTTTGGCTTATTGACATTGGTAACATTTTCATCGTCGTTCATCTCGTCGGCGCCTACCAGGTGTACACACAGCCCGTGTTTTTGCTGGTGGAAAATTGGTGCAAGGAGCGTTGGCCTGAAAGCAGCTTCATGGCAAAAGAGCATCACATAAAGATTCCATTGGTTGGAACCTATAGAATGAATCCATTCAGGCTAATATGGAGGACATTGTATGTGATATTGTCAGCAGTGATTGCTATATTACTTCCTTTCTTCAACAGCATTGTTGGTTTGCTTGGAGCTCTTGCATTCTGGCCATTGACAGTGTACTTTCCAACAAAGATGTACATGGTACAATCTAAAGTGCCAAAGTTCTCTATGAGATGGACAGGGTTGAAGTTGCTAAGTGTGTTCTGCTTGCTGATTTCAATTGTTGCTGCAGCTGGATCAATTGAAGGAATTATTAAAGAACTTAAAGTTTACAAGCCATTCTAG
- the LOC112775275 gene encoding agamous-like MADS-box protein AGL61, which yields MEMLKQKKKTTGRKRIEIKKLEKEANKQVTFSKRRAGMFKKASELCILCNAHVGIIVFSPADKLFCFGEPSTEAVVERYLKGSPDFEPIKSSQRKKPVSCEEHNRKYEEAMKALELEKKNKADVEGFAKVWGRGEWWNEEIHEMSVEQLEQFLVAIYELRSRLLQRAAEIMMMHGML from the coding sequence ATGGAGATGTTGaagcagaaaaagaaaacaacagGGAGGAAGAGGATTGAGATCAAGAAGCTTGAGAAAGAAGCAAACAAGCAAGTCACCTTCTCAAAGCGGCGAGCCGGGATGTTCAAGAAAGCCAGTGAGCTATGCATATTATGCAATGCTCATGTTGGCATTATAGTGTTCTCGCCGGCCGACAAGTTGTTCTGCTTCGGAGAACCCAGCACGGAGGCCGTGGTGGAGCGGTACCTGAAAGGATCGCCAGATTTTGAGCCAATAAAGTCCTCCCAAAGGAAGAAGCCGGTGTCATGCGAAGAGCATAACAGAAAATACGAAGAGGCGATGAAGGCGTTGGAGTTGGAAAAGAAGAACAAGGCTGATGTTGAAGGTTTTGCTAAGGTTTGGGGGAGAGGAGAATGGTGGAATGAAGAGATTCATGAGATGAGTGTTGAGCAGTTGGAGCAGTTTTTGGTAGCCATTTATGAATTGAGGAGTAGGCTTCTTCAAAGGGCTGCTGAAATCATGATGATGCATGGAATGTTATAG
- the LOC112775274 gene encoding uncharacterized protein isoform X2, translating into MMKRLPSRSNRSKGIRVKHVLQIVLLLGVCFWLIYQVKHNHDKKKEYDENDEKLLVQTQANQILKLGRKDLHPVKDEVNRNEKRDEEEEDENVVEDVVNKAEPTYEEDDDEGSKNETEESEDNKHEVRDQREEENKLDAEEQQEEDENKSEEMEDEGRGVGDDEIDENDQEKTEVGTDHDEEFVDEEKEKEEVDEKENENGEGEGEGKGELVENHNTREAREEHYKGDDASSAVTHDAHTTNTETEALSLGNSDEKLVTNKTKPENEATYSDESNSNQKDSDLKVTEGDLTRNPSNATSGIEGGNNTLSNPVDSSNLNDTATANSNNHLEASSDMKNVTTEASKNLSGAGVDILSSSDQNKTVILSESDHSQNSTGNTTISGDDRVQTDGLVQGDNRNSLSEENLHDSNATATVKTENGDASAGESLTLGSGESENARLLASNETGNGSRNEISDVSEGDNPEGNSGSEDEIFKGDSQTDEMSDESSANGTSDSVDGIDSSDDAKFRTDLDTLPDFRNEGENGDEIAAE; encoded by the coding sequence ATGATGAAACGGCTTCCAAGTAGGAGTAATAGATCCAAAGGCATCAGGGTAAAACATGTTCTGCAAATTGTTCTGTTGCTTGGTGTTTGCTTCTGGTTAATCTACCAGGTTAAGCACAATCATGATAAGAAGAAGGAATATGATGAGAATGATGAAAAGTTATTGGTCCAAACACAGGCAAATCAGATTTTGAAACTTGGTAGGAAAGACCTTCATCCAGTTAAGGATGAAGTAAATCGGAATGAAAAGCgtgatgaagaagaggaggatgaaaatgtTGTAGAGGATGTAGTAAATAAAGCTGAACCGACTTATGAAGAAGACGACGATGAAGGAAGCAAGAATGAAACTGAAGAAAGTGAAGACAACAAACATGAGGTGAGAGAtcagagggaagaagaaaataagctCGATGCCGAAGAACAACAGGAGGAAGATGAAAACAAAAGTGAAGAGATGGAAGATGAAGGAAGAGGAGTAGGAGATGATGAGATAGATGAAaatgatcaagagaaaacagaggTGGGTACAGATCATGATGAAGAGTTTGTGgatgaagagaaagagaaagaagaagttgatgaaaaggaaaatgaaaacgGCGAGGGGGAGGGTGAGGGAAAGGGGGAATTAGTTGAAAACCACAACACCCGTGAAGCTCGAGAGGAACATTACAAGGGAGATGATGCTTCTAGTGCTGTAACTCATGATGCTCATACAACTAATACTGAAACTGAGGCATTGAGTTTGGGAAACTCTGATGAAAAGTTAGTCACTAATAAAACAAAACCTGAAAATGAGGCGACTTATTCAGATGAAAGCAACAGCAATCAAAAGGATTCAGATTTGAAGGTTACAGAAGGTGATCTGACTCGCAATCCTTCAAATGCAACTTCTGGTATAGAGGGTGGAAACAACACTCTATCCAATCCAGTGGATAGCTCAAATCTGAACGACACGGCCACAGCAAACTCCAACAACCACTTGGAAGCAAGCAGTGACATGAAAAATGTGACCACAGAAGCAAGCAAGAACTTGAGTGGTGCTGGTGTCGACATTTTGAGTTCATCTGATCAGAATAAGACAGTGATTCTATCTGAATCAGACCATTCTCAAAATTCTACCGGGAACACAACCATTTCCGGTGATGACAGAGTCCAAACAGATGGGTTAGTGCAGGGTGATAACAGAAACAGTCTCTCTGAAGAGAACCTGCATGATTCCAATGCAACAGCCACTGTTAAGACCGAAAATGGAGACGCATCTGCAGGAGAATCCTTAACTCTAGGCAGTGGTGAGTCAGAGAATGCAAGATTGTTGGCATCGAATGAAACTGGGAACGGTTCGAGAAATGAAATCTCTGATGTCTCTGAGGGTGACAACCCCGAAGGTAACTCTGGCTCCGAGGATGAGATTTTTAAAGGCGACAGCCAAACGGATGAAATGTCAGATGAGTCCTCTGCCAATGGTACTTCGGATTCAGTTGACGGCATTGATTCCTCAGATGACGCGAAGTTTCGAACGGATCTTGATACATTGCCAGATTTCAGAAATGAAGGAGAAAATGGTGATGAAATAGCAGCAGAGTAA
- the LOC112775274 gene encoding uncharacterized protein isoform X1, whose amino-acid sequence MMVVVAGLSVRCYTAIVDVVKKTQGQDSFLVLDRVVLLGVSVFHSLPPWHNKDLTSLTCWTWVACTSCLKKTESGVSELVKQSMMKRLPSRSNRSKGIRVKHVLQIVLLLGVCFWLIYQVKHNHDKKKEYDENDEKLLVQTQANQILKLGRKDLHPVKDEVNRNEKRDEEEEDENVVEDVVNKAEPTYEEDDDEGSKNETEESEDNKHEVRDQREEENKLDAEEQQEEDENKSEEMEDEGRGVGDDEIDENDQEKTEVGTDHDEEFVDEEKEKEEVDEKENENGEGEGEGKGELVENHNTREAREEHYKGDDASSAVTHDAHTTNTETEALSLGNSDEKLVTNKTKPENEATYSDESNSNQKDSDLKVTEGDLTRNPSNATSGIEGGNNTLSNPVDSSNLNDTATANSNNHLEASSDMKNVTTEASKNLSGAGVDILSSSDQNKTVILSESDHSQNSTGNTTISGDDRVQTDGLVQGDNRNSLSEENLHDSNATATVKTENGDASAGESLTLGSGESENARLLASNETGNGSRNEISDVSEGDNPEGNSGSEDEIFKGDSQTDEMSDESSANGTSDSVDGIDSSDDAKFRTDLDTLPDFRNEGENGDEIAAE is encoded by the exons atgatggtggtggtggctgggCTAAGTGTACGGTGCTATACAGCTATAGTGGATGTGGTCAAGAAGACTCAAGGTCAAGACAGCTTCCTAGTTTTAGATCGTGTTGTGTTGTTGGGGGTTTCTGTCTTCCACTCGCTCCCTCCTTGGCAC aacaaGGATTTAACTTCACTCACTTGTTGGACATGG GTGGCCTGCACTAGCTGCTTGAAGAAGACAGAATCGGGGGTTTCCGAGTTAGTTAAGCAAAGCATGATGAAACGGCTTCCAAGTAGGAGTAATAGATCCAAAGGCATCAGGGTAAAACATGTTCTGCAAATTGTTCTGTTGCTTGGTGTTTGCTTCTGGTTAATCTACCAGGTTAAGCACAATCATGATAAGAAGAAGGAATATGATGAGAATGATGAAAAGTTATTGGTCCAAACACAGGCAAATCAGATTTTGAAACTTGGTAGGAAAGACCTTCATCCAGTTAAGGATGAAGTAAATCGGAATGAAAAGCgtgatgaagaagaggaggatgaaaatgtTGTAGAGGATGTAGTAAATAAAGCTGAACCGACTTATGAAGAAGACGACGATGAAGGAAGCAAGAATGAAACTGAAGAAAGTGAAGACAACAAACATGAGGTGAGAGAtcagagggaagaagaaaataagctCGATGCCGAAGAACAACAGGAGGAAGATGAAAACAAAAGTGAAGAGATGGAAGATGAAGGAAGAGGAGTAGGAGATGATGAGATAGATGAAaatgatcaagagaaaacagaggTGGGTACAGATCATGATGAAGAGTTTGTGgatgaagagaaagagaaagaagaagttgatgaaaaggaaaatgaaaacgGCGAGGGGGAGGGTGAGGGAAAGGGGGAATTAGTTGAAAACCACAACACCCGTGAAGCTCGAGAGGAACATTACAAGGGAGATGATGCTTCTAGTGCTGTAACTCATGATGCTCATACAACTAATACTGAAACTGAGGCATTGAGTTTGGGAAACTCTGATGAAAAGTTAGTCACTAATAAAACAAAACCTGAAAATGAGGCGACTTATTCAGATGAAAGCAACAGCAATCAAAAGGATTCAGATTTGAAGGTTACAGAAGGTGATCTGACTCGCAATCCTTCAAATGCAACTTCTGGTATAGAGGGTGGAAACAACACTCTATCCAATCCAGTGGATAGCTCAAATCTGAACGACACGGCCACAGCAAACTCCAACAACCACTTGGAAGCAAGCAGTGACATGAAAAATGTGACCACAGAAGCAAGCAAGAACTTGAGTGGTGCTGGTGTCGACATTTTGAGTTCATCTGATCAGAATAAGACAGTGATTCTATCTGAATCAGACCATTCTCAAAATTCTACCGGGAACACAACCATTTCCGGTGATGACAGAGTCCAAACAGATGGGTTAGTGCAGGGTGATAACAGAAACAGTCTCTCTGAAGAGAACCTGCATGATTCCAATGCAACAGCCACTGTTAAGACCGAAAATGGAGACGCATCTGCAGGAGAATCCTTAACTCTAGGCAGTGGTGAGTCAGAGAATGCAAGATTGTTGGCATCGAATGAAACTGGGAACGGTTCGAGAAATGAAATCTCTGATGTCTCTGAGGGTGACAACCCCGAAGGTAACTCTGGCTCCGAGGATGAGATTTTTAAAGGCGACAGCCAAACGGATGAAATGTCAGATGAGTCCTCTGCCAATGGTACTTCGGATTCAGTTGACGGCATTGATTCCTCAGATGACGCGAAGTTTCGAACGGATCTTGATACATTGCCAGATTTCAGAAATGAAGGAGAAAATGGTGATGAAATAGCAGCAGAGTAA
- the LOC112780043 gene encoding probable xyloglucan endotransglucosylase/hydrolase protein 10, which yields MNNFHIALFFLIGIVSSILFQISVASVVSTGNFNKDFYVLWSPTHVNTSADGHTRTLKLDQQSGAGFASNQMFLFGQIDMQIKLVPGDSAGTVLAYYMASDQPNRDEIDFEFLGNMSEQPYILQTNIYADGFGNREERIYLWFDPTKDFHTYSVLWNLHQIVFMVDSIPIRVYRNHGDKGVPFPRRQPMSLEATLWNGDSWATRGGQDKIDWTKGPFIASFRNYNIDACVWKGNPRFCRVASHVNWWNLNNFSTLTSPQRRWFKWVRKYHMIYDYCQDNERFQNNLPQECSLPKY from the exons ATGAATAACTTTCACATAGCActcttcttcctcattgggattgtGTCCTCCATTTTGTTTCAGATTTCAGTTGCATCTGTTGTTTCAACAGGAAACTTCAATAAGGACTTCTATGTTTTATGGTCACCTACCCATGTAAACACATCTGCTGATGGACACACTAGAACTTTGAAGCTTGATCAACAATCCG GGGCTGGTTTTGCTTCAAATCAGATGTTTTTGTTTGGACAAATTGACATGCAAATCAAACTAGTACCAGGTGATTCTGCAGGCACAGTATTAGCCTACTAT ATGGCATCTGATCAACCAAATCGCGACGAGATTGACTTTGAGTTTCTAGGAAACATGTCTGAGCAGCCTTATATTCTTCAAACAAATATTTATGCAGATGGGTTTGGCAATAGAGAGGAGAGGATTTATCTATGGTTTGATCCTACAAAGGACTTCCATACTTACTCAGTGTTGTGGAATCTGCACCAGATTGT GTTCATGGTGGATAGCATTCCAATAAGAGTGTACAGAAACCATGGTGACAAGGGAGTTCCATTTCCAAGAAGGCAACCAATGAGTCTAGAAGCAACTCTTTGGAATGGTGATAGCTGGGCAACAAGAGGAGGTCAAGACAAGATAGATTGGACAAAGGGTCCCTTCATAGCTTCATTCAGGAACTACAACATTGATGCTTGTGTGTGGAAAGGGAACCCAAGGTTCTGCAGAGTAGCTAGCCATGTTAATTGGTGGAACCTAAACAACTTCAGCACACTCACATCCCCACAAAGAAGGTGGTTCAAATGGGTCAGGAAATACCATATGATTTATGATTATTGCCAAGATAATGAGAGGTTCCAAAACAATCTTCCACAGGAATGTTCCCTTCCCAAGTATTGA
- the LOC112776564 gene encoding cysteine-rich receptor-like protein kinase 26 — MITSGRLFSSLCCLLLMLITCDAQQYDFIYYECQNEKGNYTENSTYHKNLNTLFSTLASDTKIDYGFYNLSYGQNDDKVNAVGLCQGDLNQSDCRRCLNDSRIVLPKHCPNQKEAVGWYDQCMLQYSNRTIFGSGYVDNTPMQYLINTDNATDVQVFKQERASLMSNLRNNVSATGDSRRKYAAGSVTGTDFQTIYGLVQCTPDLSSQKCDECLEGIVDVTLNDGKKGGRVLTPRCHIRFETYRFFQFQPTTTNNNNTTTSKSRSVIVVAVPSVTVLVLIMCSICVYLKVKRPSKLSATTYVEEEITMNESLQFDFDTIRVATSDFSNSNKLGQGGFGAVYKGQLSNGQIIAVKRLSKDSGQGATEFKNEVLLLAKLQHRNLVKLLGFCLEGIERLLIYEFVPKKSLDYFIFDPIKKRQLNWTSRYKIIKGVARGLLYLHEDSRFRIIHRDLKTSNILLDDDMNPKIADFGLAKLFGTDQTQGNTNQIVGTYGYMAPEYAMYGQFSTKSDVFSFGVIVLEIVSGKRHIENGSEESIEQLLSFVWRNWKERTAINIIDPSLSNISPNDVMRCVHIGLLCVQEDLAHRPNMSSIVLMLDSCSVTMPTPSEPAFFLGTTRTRSLPLSDIHSAENNTTTRTSEFTSKSAQESENEASVTELYPR; from the exons ATGATCACATCAGGGaggttgttttcttctctttgttGTCTCCTCTTAATGTTAATCACATGCGACGCCCAACAATATGATTTCATATATTACGAGTGTCAGAATGAGAAAGGTAACTACACAGAAAACAGCACCTACCACAAAAACCTCAATACCCTGTTTTCCACTCTCGCTTCCGACACAAAAATCGACTACGGTTTCTACAACTTGTCGTACGGCCAAAACGACGACAAAGTAAACGCCGTTGGGCTTTGCCAAGGAGACCTTAACCAAAGCGATTGTAGAAGGTGTCTAAACGATTCGAGAATCGTTCTTCCAAAGCATTGCCCAAACCAGAAAGAAGCTGTAGGCTGGTACGATCAATGCATGCTCCAATACTCAAACCGCACCATCTTCGGCAGTGGCTACGTTGACAATACCCCTATGCAATACTTGATTAACACGGACAACGCAACGGATGTGCAAGTGTTCAAACAAGAACGCGCAAGCTTGATGTCAAATCTGAGAAACAACGTGAGTGCAACCGGTGACTCTCGCCGCAAATATGCTGCGGGGAGTGTCACTGGTACGGATTTTCAAACCATATATGGGCTTGTGCAGTGCACGCCGGATCTTTCTAGCCAAAAGTGTGACGAATGTTTGGAGGGGATCGTGGATGTAACTCTGAATGATGGGAAGAAAGGTGGGAGAGTTCTTACTCCAAGATGTCATATTAGGTTTGAAACATACCGTTTCTTTCAGTTTCAGcctactactactaataataacaaCACTACTACTTCCAAATCGCGATCTGTGATCGTCGTAGCAGTGCCATCTGTTACTGTTTTGGTGCTCATCATGTGTTCTATATGCGTCTATTTAAAAGTGAAAAGGCCAAGCAAACTTTCTGCAACCACAT atgttgaagaagaaatcACGATGAACGAGTCATTGCAGTTCGACTTTGATACCATACGAGTTGCTACAAGTGATTTCTCAAATTCTAATAAACTAGGACAAGGTGGATTTGGAGCCGTTTATAAG GGTCAGCTCTCCAATGGACAAATTATTGCCGTCAAAAGGTTGTCAAAGGACTCTGGCCAAGGAGCTACGGAATTTAAGAATGAAGTGCTTTTATTGGCCAAACTTCAACATCGAAATTTGGTTAAGCTCCTTGGTTTTTGTttggaaggaattgaaaggtTGCTTATTTATGAGTTTGTTCCTAAAAAAAGTCTTGATTACTTCATATTTG ATCCAATCAAGAAACGACAATTGAATTGGACAAGTCGGTACAAAATCATTAAAGGTGTTGCTCGAGGTCTTCTTTATCTTCATGAAGATTCTAGATTTCGTATTATACATCGTGACCTCAAAACAAGTAATATCCTCTTAGATGATGATATGAATCCTAAGATAGCAGATTTTGGATTAGCGAAACTGTTTGGCACGGATCAAACTCAGGGAAATACGAATCAAATTGTGGGAACATA TGGATATATGGCACCCGAATATGCAATGTACGGACAATTTTCAACAAAGTCAGATGTTTTTAGCTTTGGTGTAATAGTCCTTGAAATTGTGAGCGGCAAAAGGCACATTGAGAATGGCAGTGAGGAGAGTATAGAGCAGCTACTAAGCTTT GTTTGGAGAAATTGGAAGGAGAGAACAGCTATAAATATCATAGATCCATCATTAAGCAATATTTCACCAAATGACGTTATGAGATGCGTCCACATTGGTTTGCTTTGTGTTCAAGAAGATTTAGCGCATAGACCAAACATGAGTTCTATTGTATTGATGCTGGATAGTTGTTCTGTAACTATGCCAACACCTTCAGAACCTGCATTTTTTCTGGGGACTACTAGAACTAGAAGCCTTCCATTATCAGACATACATTCAGCGGAGAATAatacaacaacaagaacaagtgaATTCACAAGTAAATCAGCTCAAGAATCAGAAAATGAGGCTTCCGTTACTGAGCTATATCCTCGCTAa